From a region of the Lactuca sativa cultivar Salinas chromosome 4, Lsat_Salinas_v11, whole genome shotgun sequence genome:
- the LOC128133413 gene encoding uncharacterized mitochondrial protein AtMg00810-like, which translates to MILPDKIDLALQDADWIKAMEDELNEFERHKVWTLVPRPSGKTITGTRWVYRNKVDKDGIITRNKARLVAQGFTQIESIDYGETFAPVARIEAIRLFLTYASYMNFIVYQMDQQKSGISICQSKYIAGMLVKYSLSDCKPTSTPVSKTDKLHADPTGTDVNHSLYRGMIGSLLYLTASRPDIMFGTILCARFQANPKESHLIAVKRIFRYLKGTQNLALWYPLDSALELFGYTDSDYAGCNLDKKSTSGGCHFLGNRLISWSSKKQTSVAISTAEAKYVADGRCCAQLLWI; encoded by the exons atgatcttacctgacaagATAGACTTAGCTCTTCAAGACGCTGACTGGATTAAAGCCATGGAAGACGAGCTGAATGAGTTCGAAAGGCACAAGGTTTGGACTCTTGTTCCTAGACCATCAGGAAAGACCATCACCGGAACACGCTGGGTCTACcgcaacaaggttgataaagatggtaTTATTACTCGCAACAAAGCAAGACTTGTTGCTCAGGGGTTCACTCAAATAGAATCTATTGACTACGGGGAGACTTTtgctccagttgctcgcattgaagcaatCAGACTGTTTCTCACATATGCCTCATACATGAACTTCAttgtctaccagatggat CAACAAAAATCAGGTATCTCAATTTGTCAAAGTAAATATATTGCTGGCATGCTTGTTAAGTACTCTCTCAGCGACTGCAAACCGACTTCTACTCCGGTGTCCAAGACTGATAAGTTACACGCTGATCCCACTGGCACTGATGTTAATCACTCTctttatcgaggaatgattggatctcttctCTACCTCACTGCAAGTCgccctgatatcatgtttggaaccattctatGTGCtagattccaagctaatcccaaggaGTCTCATCTCATTGCAGTTAAACGCATCTTTCGATACTTAAAGGGCACTCAGAACTTGGCATTGTGGTACCCTCTTGACTCAGCACTTGAACTCTTTGGATATACTGATTCCGACTATGCAGGATGCAACTTAGACAAGAAGAGCACGTCAGGTGGATGTCATTTCCTTGGAAATCGACTaatcagctggtctagcaagaagcaaaccTCAGTAGCTATCTCCACTGCAGAAGCTAAGTATGTTGCAGatgggagatgttgtgctcaaCTGTTATGGATTTAG